The following DNA comes from Hevea brasiliensis isolate MT/VB/25A 57/8 unplaced genomic scaffold, ASM3005281v1 Scaf380, whole genome shotgun sequence.
gaattaataattcagctccatgccttcaattacatcttacagtcatataattttttcatcatcgggtttctcacagcctcaatgcacatactcatcacaaaataagggtctgcaCCAAATAATACTTTTGCTATTTATAAACTTTCAAGATATACTGATAATCCTAGCACTGATCATTGGATAGCTGTTGGAACAGTTCTCAGTTATCTTAAAAGGACAAAGTTTTTTTGCCTTGTTTTACAATAAGTTTTTTTCAGTATTTGAGGGTTATAGTGACGCTAGTTGGATAACTAGTATTAATGATAATAGGTCTATATCTAATTGGATATTCACTTAAGGTGGAGGAGCTATCTCATGGGCTTCTGAGAAACAGATATGCATCACCCATTCCATAATGGAATTTGAGTTTATTGCTTTAGCAACAATAGGCACAGAGGTAGAATAGCTGAGAAATTTATTGCTAGATATAAAGTTGTGGCCACAACCGATGCTAGCAATCTCTTTGCACTGTGATAGTGAAGCTACTATGTCTAGAGCATTTAGCAAGATTTATTATTGCAAGTTTAGACATATGGATTTAAGACATGAGTATGTTAGACAACtaatttttgatgatattaagtttggataataaaactTTATAAGTGTTTATGAATTTACAAGGTAATACAAGGTCATAATATGGTGCTTAAACTCATGGTGAATGTGTTAAAGAAGTTGATAAGATTTATGTGTATAATATTTTCGATCATGTCAATATAGGAATTAtagtttaatatttaaatataaccaATAATTTCAATGAGATTTTGAAATATTTATACTAATAGTAGGTTTCAGTCGAAAGGCTCCTTCTGTAtacataaattttaattcatgttaattgTGTTTATCACTAactaagtgggagattgttataaATAGTTAGCGATATAAAAAGTTATTCCACATCAAAATAGTTATGTCTGTTCATTAAAAAGTATCAAAAGAAACTATTAATTATTAACAATTGtatatgttctaagaggtatatatgaacagatgtaattattctattctaaaaggtataagtgaaaaaatataatttttctaagAGATACGAAGTGAATTGTTGTATTTGTTATAAAAGGTGCAAATGAACTGATGTAGttattctaatagatacaaagtgaactaTTATATCTGTTCGAAGAGGtgtaaatactttataaatagcagtagttttgaataaaaatttattatttctttctCTTTTATCTCTTCTATTTACTTCTACTTATAATCaacattattattctttaattcgttcttgaaaaaattttaaaattgttatTTAGAATTCTATTTTGGCTCTATTATCCTGGGGGGATTTGCTCAAATTGCCCAACAGTAACATTGTGGGAGGCATAATTTCCTTAAGGAGAGTGACTACACGATCGAAGCCTATTGCCATTGTTATTGTTATTTTTCTAACAATCTCTTGTTGGCTCCATCTCATAAGAGACCCACACCAATAGCGATAGGCTTCGCATCACTTCTGGTTTGCCTTGCTTGCATACCCACACCAACATTTGTATATGGGTTTTTCTTATCAACGATCAATCCATGGGTTTGCGTCGCTTCTGGGTTTGCCTTGCCTGAATGTTCAAGAACGGCATTGGGTTTGATATATTTGTGTAGTTTGATTCTATAAAATGTGATTCAATGTAAGAGTTAATTTGAGTTTTCTTGTTGATTTTTATTGTTGTGTTGGTGACATGTACTCATATCCAAGATCTATGATTTTTATATGTGAAATATGTTCATGATTTGAGTTTCTCTTGTTTTGGATTTTTGAAATGTATTGTGATTTTCATCTACAATTTGGGTTTCTCTTGCTCTTACTGTTGCTTTTGATATGTGTAAACCAACAACCGAACTGCACTAAACCAAGCTGAATTCGGTTCAATTTCAATTGATATTTTGcagaaattcaatttttttttgtttttttttttatttcagttTAGTCAGAACCAAACCAACTAAATGCTCTCCTTTAGTAATACGGAGATCCTTCTCCTTTTCCCtttcattattattaatattttttttttactgtaAAAAATCTAATTAACAAGGATGATGTTTCTTGCAGAGTATTATAATCTGTTTATAAATTGCGGTGGCGTGGAAGCTTATGTTTTTTTTGGGGATTGATTACAATAGAGATAATGCAGCATCAAATTTTTATGTAGATCCTAATGGAAAATGGGCTTATGCTTGTTCAGGAGATTTCTCAAAAGATGACATTAACAATCCAATTGATTACATAAGAAACACTACAAGCGAGTCCTCAATATTTGAAACCGATATGGGACCATTGTACAAAGCAGCTAGCCTTTGTCCAGTGTCGCTCTGTTACTACGGCTTTTGCCTGAGGAACAGCAACTACACCGTCAAACTTCACTTTAATGAAAATACCTTTGCTCGTGATTCTGATAATGCCTACAAAATATTAGAGCAacgtattttttatttatatattcagGTAATTTTTCTATCTTTTTCTTCTATTTATTTTGTGaattaataatgaaaaaaaaaatgtaatggaATGAATTGCAGTAGACTGTTCTAAAACTCAACTGTTTTCTAAGAATAAAAACTTAAGAAATTGTTCTTCTAGCTCCAATACATTTCATTACCATATGTCAAACATTTATTTAATTAACCATCGGTCAAACATTTATTTAGTTAAGGAATTACTCTTGTCATTACAGggggaaagaaaattaaaggatttcaACATAAAAGATTGGGCAAAgggtccaaacaaaaattatacCCGAGGAGTTACCTGTTCTTGTACATGATAATCTATTGGAGATTCATTTCTTTTGGGCCGGCAAAGGAACATCTCCATTATATCCGCCATTTCTCAATGGACCACTTATATCAGCTATTGCTGTAACCCCaagtaaataaataattaaataaattatcaaagtttaattacatttCCTTAAACTTCACAGttggtaagaaaaaaaaaaaaaaaaacttcttgcTTACTTCCACTGCTGTTTTCAGACTTCAAAGTTTGCGGAGAGAAGCTCTCTCCTCGACAAATAGCAGGGATTGTTGTAGGTGCTGTATTAACTCCATTGCTTGTATTGGCATTCATGTGGAAAATGGGCTGCCTTAAAAGCAAAGAGCTACAAAGTGAGACTCTATACACTGCACGCATGCATGTATGCAAATATCTTTCAAAGAAGTAATGCAATAATTTTCTTCTTCTATCTTTTGTTTTGTGTAGACAGAAATACACATAGAAGGCAAATCTTTCACCCTCCAACAAATAATAGATGCTACTCGAAATTTTAACTCCAAAATGGAGATTGGAAAAGGGCGTTATGGGATAGTATACAAGGTAATGAATGACTTCATAAAGAATTGTAGTCTCACGAAACTTAATTTTTTAAGCTGAGATGAGATATTCTTTTGCATGCAGGCTGAACTTCCTGATGAAATTAAATTAGCAGTGAAGAAGATTTCTCCTGACATAAATCAGCAAGAGAAGAATGAATTAAAAAGTGAAATTTTCAGCCTGAAATCATTGAGGCATGAGAACGTGGTTCAATTGTTGGATGGCTATTGTGATAAGAAAGGCCTTTATCTGCTAATATATGAGTATATGGATAATGGCTCCCTACATCAGGCCTTGTTCTGTAAGAAAACATAGCATATAAAATTTGTGTTTAATTAAGTCGCAAAAATGAGCGTAAATACTTTCTTGATGAATTTGTCGATCCAAATTCAAGAACCATTCTTGATTGGAAAGTGAGACATGATATATGCTTGGGGATAGCAAAAGGTTTGAAGTATCTACATGAAGAAAAAAGATTTGACATTGTTCATGGAAATATAAAAGCTGCAAATATTCTGCTTGACAAATCTTACACTGCTAAGTTATCGGACTTCGGATTAGCAAGGCTTTGCCGTGAGGAAGATCCATTCGTGTCTATCATCAAAGCAAGAGCAAGCAGATGTTTACAGTTTGGAGTTGTTCTACTTGAAATTGTCAGTGGGAAAATCAGTGCAGATCATGCGCGAAACGGGGAAAATGATTTCCTCCTTGACAAGATAAGTGAGGCTTAGCATAATTCAATTACAATTGGAAAATCATTCATATTCAACGAGCACTTATTAGAAAagcaattttaatattaaaatcttTGTCACTTTCATTCTTTATCTgttatttgaaaaattataaatcagaaataactattttatatatatatatatatgagctaTATTTAATATAGATAATAATTCTGTTGTTCTCCTTTGAATAATAATCATATGTGGGAGTTAGACAAATGGGATTGCTATATATCTTATTGGATCGATTTATCTATACACATGCACATACCGACAAGTCTTTATGTTATACATTAATTAATATTAGTTCTGTGTGAATTTTCTCTAATGACGTTGGCATGGATTTTATGCACGTGCGTGAATGTGTtctaattatcaatttttttttatttaaacaataatttttatatatattttttataaactctaatatatatatatatatatatatatatatatatatatatatatatatatatatatatttttttttttttttcctttcttttatttccaCTATTTCCCCATGAAATAATATCCTGCCACTGTAGccgaaaaaattcaaaaaaaaaaataaatgaaataaaggAAATATATGTGTATTAGAGTTCAAATTCAATCggaattaggaagtataattagtttaggaagtataatttatttagaaagtttaatagaatttaaattatgaagtttaataattagattCCTAAAAAGAATAGGTTTTAGTAGTCTATATATATGTGTAGCTCGTAAACCATTATATGGAATGTATTATAGAGAGCTAACGAAGTGGAGAAGTGTGTTGAATTCCATGAGTTTTATTTGATTGATTTTTAGGGTAAGAAAAAAATTTGTTATAACAAGCATGCACCTAATTCTAAGGCACACACAAAAATTATACAATCATACAATATAGaatagagaagaagaagaatacaGTATTTAACGTGGTTTGACCATAAGGTCTATGTCCACGGGCAAGATAAGAGAAAAAAATTTCATTATGATGAAAAAATGAGCAAAatacaatcactcagaactctcaaatCCTAACCCCGGTGTATTTCCGAATATCTCATAACTCTATCGCAAAAggtagaatattataatatttatactgatCTATACACAGGGGcaactttttatcccaatcgggtgGCAATACAAAACTTTTTGGTAGAGTCACAATTCGAATCTATGAagacatatccaaaattcaagccacataaaaataaaaatttttactcttggcttgaattccctctatcatcaacaaaataaccaCAAATACTTTGTAGGCAATGTCTAAACTTACTGACTGAGACTCCATTGGTCATCATATCTGCTAGATTATCATATGTGGAGATTTTCTGCATAACTACAGTTCCCCGAGATATTATGTCCATAATGAAGTGATATCTGATATCAATGTGTTTAGTTCACTAATGGTATATCTAATTCTTTCCAAGATGTATTGCACTCTGGCTGTCACAAAACACTGTTGGCATGttctgtatcaacccaagatcactCACCAAACCTTGTAATCATAAAGCTTCCCTATCAAAGATCTCCTCTTTTCTAGGTCCCCTacaaaatctgaatccacataACTAACAACTAAATTACTCATCTTGGCTCTGTCAAATGTCAAACCAATATCTATAGTGCCCTTTAAATACCTCAAAATCAATTTCTCAGGACGCCCTTACCCGCTTCATcagatagccgagcaagaagtgccacattcttggccgagcaccctatcttgttttatcatatctattgtaaacttttgatgtcatttaaaacatatattctatgtgtagaaattttttttttatatatatatcttatttctgtggagacccggacagagcctcctttgttttattagcatctgacgagtttccactaatcacctgttaacatgtccatattcatttcacacattttcatatcatattctcttttatcatttcattcacagTTATTTAAGTTTATATTACAATCTCAAAATGgaatacatcatgtgtttatgtacaatgaacaaaaagtacAAAATCTAAACATACATGGGCTCTAccaaaaagaaatacaactatAGAGGAGACTAGTAAACACTAGCATATCTGATCGGTCTCTGTGTGAACACTACTATCACTGGCCGTTGCTTGCGGGACCGATCTCCGCACTCACGCGATggaaaatcaacgcgctaagcataacgcttagtggtgcataatttataataataataatttaacaattgaaataataattgtaATTCATAATATCTGGGTCTTTTgcatttttattacactttggaaataataaaaattattgggatcttttctgtttacttattgtgtaTTCAGTATTATTAatcattatcaatgcccaagaaacctataacaaattataaaagctagacacacgggagtatacaggttagacagccataCGTCTAccttgtatacatctgtcaggcacgaggcctgctgtcaggcttgtaaagccaaaaaTAAGGTTAGGCACAATGGTTTATGGGgaggcatatagcctatagaacaatcatatcagacatatattgtcagttcatgatttactctgaaagcagtactgctatctatggtccctaattggtataccaatttatccaaactaaataaataagtctaggtatactatgggcaattaaacatttttaattattttagcactattcactgttactattttctggtactgttcaatggtaccattaatttcatattaataggacattagtcccaatttacatattcatatcatttttaatatttaattagccttatgagtattttaatcaccatgtatagcatttttcccatgaacctttctttaggttcattttgatgtgttatttttatctaggaatttgactaggttaggatgtctatttggttacacttccttcataaaaaaatgctcctctatgtttaaacttgaatggtagtttttgaatcactgaatttggggttatagaactcaagttatggtcaaaataccataactggtccctttgcctctaagctgtccagaatttacgaTTCCTtattgaccagtcatttgatcattttatggtcatttttagacttaggttccattacaagatatgttcctctatgtcttagggactcccaggtacaatttcataatttttcaagcttagtatagtgagttatagtcaatgtattaacctggactcttaatcctataaaggcaatagtcaatcTTCAGGGCAGTATATTtgtccctctttttagggtctttacacttagaatttggcaaaggtatctaaatcaatgttgtagccctaagtatcatgtttccagatcatattggcacatctcaaatggaatttcctagtgggagttactgccaaatgaacacacgggtatcaaatggcattctgggttcaacttaacattttccagatttcaattcctaactttggctaatattttccttaggatgcaatggtttctagagcttggtcaaaacataaaaattgttgtgctatgtcttataaaacttttggcactagtttcactcaatttgcagctttggagaccaagttatggtatttttgccaaaactggtcaagtgtaccaaaggaacagtattttggataatttctgggttggcagttttagtgacccaacttgtgctaacaatttgacttggtttaaGGCAAAACGGGGTcaagtgatcttcatgaaaagtgtagccctatgtctaagctttccattgatgtaaattttaggtcatttggaccagtatagagagagttatgaccaaatgaacacgtactattcatttggtcattttctgggtttcagtgtttggtcatccgggtttgggcagagaattgatcatgattttaacaaaatttgggcaaggtttctccttgaaaaatgaaggtttggatgtcccaaaacacctccaattagcctcatactaattggggtaacccaaagggagatatggcaataaaaagctattggATTCAACAACAACACAACCTGAAGAAAATTCAtactcccaatttcaatctcctccttctttcAAACTCAAATAagcatatatggcacttctataagcatcaatctcacctcaattaggtcaaattcatgcatttacacatggttctcaatcatttacacaaaccctagttttcaaagtttcaaatttacacaaaccctacacAACCAACTCCCAACATTCTAACTCATCaccattctcatggaaccattttttcattacttaaaagtaacaaacttcaagttccatggctgcccaaaaatcaagggttctttctttcaaattttcttttcattttcatgatatttatacttggctaaacatgcttttcatgtttaataaagagaagaagagggattagtacactaaccttacttgagcttcccaaacctcaattttcttgcttcctatgggtgtctatagcttccttaggttgtggggagtattttttatgaaggggactatgggttttggtgtgtggaagcttgggaaatcaagcttgaaagcttgacaaaaatggaGGGAAATGGGGATTAGGGTGGACGGCAAAGAAAGGGAAGAGATGGAGAAGATGACTTTAGTTGGTGAGTTTTGTCTCTTAtgctttatatttatatatttatatatgtacttaatttattttaaattttcataagcttttcttttcttttcttttcttttcttcttctttcttttctaattcaatttataaagttttaatttatactaattattttaattctctaaatttttaattttatatttaggttaaaattcacatttgggggtgAAATGTCCAAAAAGTCCTTTGACTGCTCGAATGCATTAGTTGTTGGAAcaataaaatgtacggactacctaaggtgagggcgttacaatttcaCTATCTACTAATGCTCTTTCCTAGGACACTCCATGTATCTAATAACAATACTAATTGCAAGTGAGTCGTGTCAAAGTAACCATAGCATATGATGCTACCAACAGGACTGAGATAGTGAATACTGGACATGTGTTACATCTCC
Coding sequences within:
- the LOC131169005 gene encoding probable LRR receptor-like serine/threonine-protein kinase RFK1; the encoded protein is MDQSRRSGIEDLLITGRIPQYIGDWPSLTYLFLTRNMLTGSIPSWISSVINDEADNAASNFYVDPNGKWAYACSGDFSKDDINNPIDYIRNTTSESSIFETDMGPLYKAASLCPVSLCYYGFCLRNSNYTVKLHFNENTFARDSDNAYKILEQHFKVCGEKLSPRQIAGIVVGAVLTPLLVLAFMWKMGCLKSKELQSETLYTARMHTEIHIEGKSFTLQQIIDATRNFNSKMEIGKGRYGIVYKAELPDEIKLAVKKISPDINQQEKNELKSEIFSLKSLRHENVVQLLDGYCDKKGLYLLIYEYMDNGSLHQALFSKGLKYLHEEKRFDIVHGNIKAANILLDKSYTAKLSDFGLARLCREEDPFVSIIKARASRCLQFGVVLLEIVSGKISADHARNGENDFLLDKISEA